A genomic segment from Nitrospira sp. encodes:
- a CDS encoding calcium-binding protein translates to MDGDLPVDVDGFPGAARQTVGGNDVLDGGDGGDFLQGGIGDDVLYGGQGADTLYGEDFLGLSTPGNDFLDGGDGDDLLAGGGGGDILAGGTGNDQLYGGNRLDVLDGGSDTLLGEEGDDSLYGAGGHDRLDGGAGNDVLMGDALVLSNGAFVASTAPGNDQLDGGDGDDRLFAGGGDDVLMGGAGTDVLFGDDYVEGIVEQYSSGQDVLDGGDGDDVLVGGAGDDKLFGGSGNDQLVGDRIGRAQFLDQGSDDLLDGGEGDDLLDGGLGEDILLGGDGHDSLSGGDGNDQLDGGAGNDVLIGGTGTDTLRGGDGNDQLTAGDSGLLDGGAGNDRLQGGSGNDTYLFDAGYGQDVLAGLGGGSDTVQLGAGITTATITLQRTTGAQLQGDGPDLLVTLAGGIDALLIQNYFVDAPAGTVQFRFADGTVWSQDQIKDRLLLGDGQTHVLQGFGDRNDTIQGVAQNEVLVGLAGNDTLSGGGGQDLLLGGSGNDAYLFGIGSGHVTAFDRTGAQDTIRLQAGLTPNDITVLRSGQNLILSLNATGEDLTMPLFFASGSAQTEQVQFSDGTVWDGSTLTRLAQGIVGTNGADSLQGMAANDALYGLAGNDTLDGGAGADSLVGGLGDDTYLVDDPGDGVTELANEGTDTVRSTVTYGLTPNVENLTLTGSASINATGNDLANILTGNSAANVLTGGKGNDTYVVGAGDAVVEQANEGSDTVVTDQTYSLGANVENLTLTGTAAVNGTGNELDNVLTGNGAANVLTGGAGNDTYVIGAGDTVVEQANEGTDTVVADQTYSLGANVEHLTLTGSAAINGTGNALDNVLTGNSGANVLTGGAGNDIYVIGAGDTVVEQANEGIDTVVTDQTYILGANVENLTLTGSADLNATGNDLDNRLVGNEGYNRLDGGLGANQLLGGKGNDTYLVGAWDSVVEQANEGIDTVITDQAYTLDANVENLTLMGAAAINGTGNALDNVLTGNSAANMLTGGAGNDTYVIGAGDTVVEQANEGIDTVVADQTYTLGANVENLMLTGNANLTATGNELDNELIGNSGANILAGGLGSDTYRFGRGSGQDVIIENDATSTSFDTVEFGDDLAPCDFTAARNGDDLVLSVKGTSDRLTVQSFFAGSANQVEFFTFADGTLWDVAAVTDQLSKTLPGTAGRDTLYGGGGADLFDGGAGDDRLYGYDGNDTYRFGIGSGQDTILDFDPVAANLDTIELGARISSATVMISRTGDDL, encoded by the coding sequence TTGGACGGTGACCTTCCAGTTGATGTGGATGGGTTTCCGGGTGCCGCGCGGCAGACGGTGGGCGGCAACGATGTGCTCGACGGCGGGGATGGGGGCGATTTTCTCCAAGGTGGCATCGGCGATGACGTGCTCTATGGGGGACAGGGAGCCGATACCCTGTACGGCGAAGACTTCCTGGGCCTTTCCACCCCGGGCAACGACTTTCTCGATGGCGGCGACGGCGACGATTTACTGGCCGGGGGCGGCGGCGGCGATATCCTGGCGGGTGGGACGGGCAATGACCAACTGTATGGAGGAAATCGACTCGACGTGCTGGACGGGGGGAGCGATACCCTCCTCGGCGAGGAGGGCGACGACAGCCTCTATGGTGCCGGCGGGCACGATCGATTGGACGGGGGGGCGGGGAACGATGTGCTGATGGGCGATGCTCTCGTTCTATCGAACGGGGCGTTTGTTGCCTCCACTGCACCGGGCAACGACCAATTGGATGGTGGCGATGGGGACGACCGGCTCTTTGCCGGCGGGGGCGATGACGTCCTCATGGGCGGAGCCGGAACTGATGTGCTGTTTGGGGATGACTACGTCGAAGGCATTGTCGAGCAGTACAGCAGCGGCCAGGACGTTCTGGATGGCGGAGACGGCGACGATGTCCTCGTCGGAGGGGCAGGAGACGACAAACTCTTTGGCGGAAGCGGCAACGACCAGTTAGTGGGGGATCGCATCGGCCGGGCCCAGTTCCTGGACCAGGGCAGCGACGACCTGCTGGATGGAGGGGAGGGTGACGACCTGCTCGACGGAGGGCTCGGCGAGGACATCCTACTGGGCGGCGACGGCCACGATTCTCTCTCTGGTGGTGACGGGAACGATCAATTGGATGGAGGAGCCGGGAACGATGTGCTCATTGGTGGCACCGGTACTGATACTCTGCGGGGCGGTGACGGGAACGACCAATTGACCGCGGGAGACAGCGGCCTCTTGGACGGTGGCGCGGGCAATGATCGCCTCCAAGGTGGAAGCGGCAATGATACCTATCTCTTTGATGCGGGATATGGACAGGACGTGCTGGCCGGACTGGGCGGTGGAAGCGACACAGTGCAGTTGGGGGCAGGGATCACCACGGCCACGATCACCCTTCAACGGACGACCGGCGCGCAACTCCAAGGTGATGGGCCGGATCTGCTGGTGACCCTGGCTGGGGGGATCGATGCCCTCCTGATTCAGAACTATTTTGTCGACGCGCCGGCCGGCACCGTGCAATTTCGCTTCGCCGATGGGACGGTGTGGAGCCAGGACCAGATCAAAGATCGCCTCTTGTTAGGCGACGGACAGACCCACGTTCTGCAGGGCTTCGGCGATCGCAATGATACGATCCAGGGCGTGGCGCAGAACGAAGTCCTGGTCGGCCTCGCCGGAAACGATACGTTGAGCGGGGGCGGGGGGCAGGATCTGTTGTTGGGCGGCAGTGGGAATGATGCCTACCTCTTCGGGATCGGGAGCGGCCATGTGACTGCCTTTGATCGGACCGGCGCCCAGGACACCATTCGCCTCCAGGCTGGTCTCACACCGAATGACATCACGGTTCTGCGCAGCGGTCAGAATTTGATCTTGAGTCTGAACGCGACTGGCGAGGACCTCACGATGCCGCTCTTCTTCGCCAGCGGCTCAGCACAAACCGAACAGGTCCAGTTCAGCGACGGAACGGTGTGGGACGGATCGACCCTGACACGTTTGGCCCAAGGCATCGTCGGGACCAATGGCGCCGATAGCCTGCAGGGCATGGCTGCGAACGACGCGCTGTATGGATTGGCCGGCAACGACACGCTCGACGGTGGGGCCGGTGCCGATTCGTTGGTCGGTGGGCTCGGTGACGATACCTATCTCGTCGATGATCCAGGCGATGGGGTGACCGAGCTGGCGAATGAGGGAACCGACACGGTTCGAAGCACTGTGACCTACGGTCTTACGCCAAATGTGGAGAATCTGACCCTGACCGGCAGTGCATCGATCAATGCCACCGGCAACGACCTCGCTAATATCCTGACCGGCAATAGTGCCGCGAACGTGCTGACTGGCGGCAAGGGCAACGACACCTATGTGGTTGGGGCTGGTGATGCGGTCGTCGAACAGGCCAATGAAGGCAGCGATACGGTCGTCACGGACCAGACCTACAGCCTGGGTGCCAACGTCGAGAACCTCACGCTGACCGGGACCGCCGCGGTCAACGGCACAGGCAATGAACTGGATAACGTCCTGACCGGTAACGGTGCAGCCAACGTGTTGACCGGCGGAGCCGGCAACGACACCTATGTGATCGGGGCGGGCGACACGGTCGTCGAGCAGGCCAACGAAGGCACTGATACCGTCGTCGCCGACCAGACGTACAGCCTTGGGGCCAATGTCGAGCACCTGACGCTCACGGGAAGTGCGGCGATCAATGGCACGGGTAACGCCCTCGATAATGTCCTGACCGGCAACAGTGGCGCGAATGTGCTCACCGGCGGAGCCGGCAACGACATCTATGTGATCGGCGCGGGCGATACGGTGGTCGAGCAAGCCAATGAGGGGATCGACACCGTTGTTACGGATCAGACCTATATCTTGGGAGCGAATGTCGAAAACCTCACCTTGACCGGCAGTGCCGATCTGAACGCAACCGGCAACGACCTGGACAACCGCCTGGTCGGCAATGAGGGATACAACCGTCTGGACGGCGGGCTTGGCGCGAATCAGCTGTTGGGCGGCAAAGGGAATGACACCTATCTGGTGGGGGCCTGGGACAGCGTGGTCGAACAGGCGAATGAGGGGATCGATACGGTCATCACGGACCAGGCCTATACCCTCGACGCCAATGTCGAGAACCTCACGCTCATGGGAGCGGCCGCCATCAATGGCACCGGCAACGCCCTCGATAACGTCCTGACCGGCAACAGTGCCGCCAACATGCTCACCGGCGGAGCCGGTAACGACACCTATGTGATCGGGGCGGGCGATACGGTGGTCGAACAGGCCAACGAAGGGATCGACACGGTCGTCGCGGACCAGACCTATACGCTCGGCGCCAATGTCGAGAACCTGATGTTGACTGGAAATGCCAACCTCACCGCGACCGGCAATGAGCTGGATAATGAGCTGATCGGCAACAGTGGCGCCAATATCCTGGCCGGCGGACTCGGCAGCGACACCTATCGGTTTGGGCGGGGCTCGGGTCAGGATGTGATCATCGAGAATGATGCGACCTCGACGAGCTTCGATACGGTCGAATTCGGGGACGACCTGGCGCCGTGTGACTTCACTGCGGCCCGCAACGGCGACGACCTGGTACTGAGCGTCAAGGGCACGAGTGACCGACTCACCGTACAGTCCTTCTTCGCCGGGTCTGCCAACCAGGTCGAGTTCTTCACCTTCGCCGATGGAACGCTCTGGGACGTCGCCGCGGTGACGGATCAGTTGTCTAAGACCCTCCCTGGCACGGCGGGACGGGACACTCTCTATGGCGGCGGCGGTGCCGACCTGTTTGACGGGGGGGCCGGCGATGATCGGCTCTATGGCTATGACGGCAATGATACCTATCGATTCGGAATCGGGTCTGGGCAGGATACGATTCTGGATTTCGATCCGGTGGCCGCCAATCTCGATACCATTGAACTGGGAGCAAGGATTTCCTCCGCCACCGTGATGATCAGTCGGACCGGGGATGACCTGTGA